One window of Dermochelys coriacea isolate rDerCor1 chromosome 22, rDerCor1.pri.v4, whole genome shotgun sequence genomic DNA carries:
- the NFRKB gene encoding nuclear factor related to kappa-B-binding protein isoform X2, whose product MDSLDHMLTDPLELGPCGEGNGTRIMEDCMLGTTRVSLPEDLLEDPEIFFEVVSLSTWQEVLTDSQRDHLKKFLPHFPENNTEHQIKLIPALFSGENFRFGNPLHIAQKLFRDGHFNPEVVKYRQLCFKSQYKRYLNSQQQYFYRLLKQILASRNHLLDLARKGGPDLTLKKKYPSPPCGPEERDRRTHQRYLKVLREVKEECGDNTLSSDEEDLSSWLPNSPAHCPSPALPLRVIPTLSTLDMKTADKLDFGENDLKMMLKKHHEKRKHQPDHPDLVTGDLTLDDIMTRVNAGRKGSLAALFDLAILKKKVKEKEEKKKKKLRVIKSEVEDLADSFSNADGIPPISQDPSPIALSAVKEEPLEEIKPCLGVNEISSSFFSLLLEILLLEGSTSLSVLEDKVLDWQSSPASTLNSWFSFAPNWSELVLPALQYLTDVPSSFSPFVEFKEKTQQWKLLGSSQDHEKELVALFQLWLETKDQTFFKENEDSSDATTPIPRVRTDYVVRPSTGEEKRVFQEQERYRYSQPHRAFTFRMHGFESVVGPVKGVFDKETSLNKAREHSLLRSDRPAYVTILSLVRDAAARLPNGEGTRAEICELLKDSQFLAPDVTSAQVNTVVSGALDRLHYEKDPCVKYDIGRKLWIYLHRDRSEEEFERIHQAQAAAAKAKKALQQKPKPPAKTKSSSKESSVKVFPSSISEPSQLSLSDSSMPPTPVTPVTPTTPALPATPISPPPVSVVSKTVPSVGPEPAKPSQSVLLVSSPPMPQLGTLLSTGQSAQTQAGPQPPPTRVVSHTAASSGLPQVRVVTAQSSLPPVSQQAPVVTQQQQPASVPQIRATATQTKVPPQAVMTVPVKTQTSPVHVQRPGASVTGQAGIAVTALSAASSPTAKPATSSPGSSAPTSSSSTTVIQNVAGQNILKQVAITGQLGMKTQAGSGIPLTAANFRIQGKDVLRLPPSSITTDAKGQTVLRITPDMMATLAKSQVTTVKLTQDLFTAAAGSSTSGKGISATLHVTSNPVQSADSPAKTSTATSASPSPAGTTVVKMTSDLKTAESTSSAFRLMPALGMTMADQKGKAITTVASTEAKPAATIRFVQGLGVMPPKTGQTITMAAHAKQVPSSSSVSIPGTVHTSAVSLPTMSAAVSKAVAVASGAAGTPITIGTGATAVRQVPVSTTVVSTSQAGKLPARITVPLSVISQPVKGKNVVTAPIIKGNLGANISGLGRNIILTTMPAGTKLIAGNKPVSFLTAQQLQQLQQQGQATQVRIQTVSASHLQQGTVSGSTKAVSTVVVTTAPSPKQTQDQQ is encoded by the exons ATGGATTCTCTGGACCACATGCTGACAGACCCATTGGAACTGGGACCATGCGGGGAGGGAAATGGCACACGGATCATGGAGGACTGCATGCTTGGAACAACAAGAGTTAGCCTGCCAGAGGACCTCTTAGAGGAT CCTGAGATCTTTTTTGAAGTTGTCAGCCTATCTACGTGGCAGGAGGTGCTGACAGACTCACAGCGAGACCACCTAAAAAAGTTCCTGCCCCATTTCCCGGAAAACAATACTGAGCACCAGATCAAGCTCATCCCAGCCCTGTTCAGCGGAGAGAACTTCCGCTTTGGAAACCCACTGCACATAGCCCAGAAACTCTTCCGGG ATGGGCACTTCAATCCTGAAGTTGTGAAATACCGACAGCTCTGTTTCAAGTCCCAATACAAACGCTACCTGAACTCCCAGCAGCAGTACTTCTACCGACTGCTCAAGCAGATCCTTGCTTCCCGCAAT CACCTGCTGGATCTGGCTAGGAAAGGTGGCCCTGATCTGACCCTTAAGAAAAAATATCCATCCCCTCCATGTGGCCCAGAAGAACGGGATAGACGGACACATCAGCGCTACCTGAAGGTTCTGAGGGAAGTGAAGGAGGAATGTGGAGACAACACTTTATCCTCTGATGAAGAAG ATCTAAGTTCCTGGCTTCCAAATTCTCCAGCACATTGCCCGAGTCCAGCTCTTCCCCTCAGAGTGATTCCCACATTGTCAACTCTGGATATGAAAACAGCAG ATAAACTTGATTTTGGGGAGAATGACCTGAAGATGATGCTGAAGAAGCATCATGAGAAACGGAAACATCAGCCT GACCACCCTGACCTAGTGACAGGGGACCTGACTCTTGATGACATCATGACCCGTGTGAATGCTGGCCGGAAGGGCTCCTTGGCAG CCTTGTTTGACCTTGCCATCCTGAAGAAGAAggtgaaagaaaaggaagaaaagaagaagaaaaagttgaGGGTGATTAAATCTGAGGTGGAAGATTTGGCTGACTCCTTTAGCAATGCTGATGGAATCCCACCAATATCACAGGACCCATCCCCCATTGCTCTGTCAGCTGTTAAAGAAGA ACCTCTTGAAGAGATCAAGCCATGTCTTGGAGTAAATGAAATCTCTTCCagctttttctctcttcttctggAGATCCTCCTTCTAGAAGGATCTACTAGTCTCTCTGTG cttgagGATAAAGTTCTGGATTGGCAGTCTTCCCCTGCGAGCACTCTGAATAGCTGGTTCTCCTTTGCCCCTAACTGGTCAGAACTAGTTTTACCTGCTCTGCAATATCTGACAG ATGTTCCTTCcagcttttctccctttgttgaATTCAAGGAAAAAACTCAGCAGTGGAAATTGCTTG GCTCTTCCCAAGACCACGAGAAGGAACTGGTAGCACTCTTCCAGCTCTGGTTAGAGACCAAAGACCAGACATTTTTCAAG GAAAATGAAGACAGCTCAGATGCCACCACACCGATTCCCCGGGT AAGGACTGACTACGTGGTCCGTCCCAGCACTGGGGAGGAGAAACGCGTTTTCCAGGAGCAG GAGCGCTACCGTTacagccagccccacagggccTTCACCTTCCGCATGCATGGCTTTGAGTCAGTGGTTGGTCCTGTGAAAGGAGTGTTTGACAAAGAGACCTCGCTGAACAAAGCTCGGGAACATTCTCTCCTGCGATCCGACAGGCCTGCATATGTCACCATCTTGTCTCTTG TTCGCGATGCTGCAGCCCGCCTTCCGAATGGAGAGGGAACACGTGCTGAAATCTGTGAGCTGCTTAAAGATTCCCAATTCCTGGCTCCCGATGTCACCAGTGCCCAA GTTAATACAGTTGTGAGCGGTGCCCTGGACCGGCTACACTATGAGAAAGATCCCTGTGTGAAATACGATATCGGACGCAAACTGTGGATATACCTGCACCGGGACAGGAGTGAAGAGGAGTTTG AACGGATTCACCAAGCTCAAGCTGCTGCAGCAAAGGCCAAGAAAGCCCTCCAGCAGAAACCAAAACCTCCAGCCAAGACA AAGTCTAGTAGCAAGGAGAGTTCAGTGAAAGTGTTCCCCAGCAGCATTTCAGAGCCAAGCCAGCTGAGCCTCAGTGACTCCAGCATGCCACCAACCCCTGTGACTCCAGTGACACCCACCACACCGGCATTGCCAGCCACACCCATTTCACCTCCTCCAGTCTCTGTGGTTAGCAAGACTGTTCCAAGTGTTGGACCGGAGCCAGCTAAGCCAAGCCAAAG CGTTCTCTTGGTGTCatctcctcccatgccccagctTGGGACGCTGCTCTCCACAGGTCAGAGTGCACAGACGCAGGCTGGGCCACAGCCGCCTCCAACCAGGGTGGTAAGCCATACCGCCGCCTCCTCAGGACTCCCGCAGGTCCGCGTGGTCACTGCGCAGTCCAGCCTCCCACCTGTGTCTCAGCAAGCCCCAGTGGTGACGCAGCAGCAGCAACCTGCCTCAGTGCCTCAGATCCGTGCGACAGCCACACAAACAAAAGTACCACCTCAG GCTGTTATGACCGTACCAGTGAAAACCCAAACCAGCCCAGTTCACGTGCAACGGCCAGGTGCATCTGTGACAGGACAGGCAGGTATCGCTGTGACAGCACTCTCTGCAGCATCCAGCCCCACTGCAAAGCCAGCAACCAGctctccaggcagctctgcaccaacctcctcctcttccactaCTGTCATCCAGAACGTAGCTGGCCAGAATATCCTTAAGCAG GTGGCTATTACAGGGCAGCTTGGTATGAAGACCCAGGCTGGAAGTGGCATCCCACTCACAGCTGCTAACTTCCGGATCCAAGGCAAGGATGTGCTGCGCCTGCCTCCTTCTTCTATCACCACGGATGCCAAGGGACAGACTGTGCTGCGCATCACCCCAGACATGATGGCCACCCTTGCCAAGTCCCAAGTCACCACAGTTAAATTGACTCAGGACCTCTTCACAGCAGCCGCTGGAAGCAGCACTAGTGGGAAGGGCATCTCTGCAACGTTGCATGTGACATCCAATCCTGTCCAGTCTGCTGATTCCCCAGCCAAGACTAGCACAGCCACTTCTGCttctcccagccctgctgggaccACGGTGGTTAAAATGACATCTGACTTAAAGACTGCGGAGTCGACCAGTTCAGCTTTCAGACTGATGCCTGCTCTGGGCATGACTATGGCAGATCAGAAGGGCAAAGCCATTACTACAGTGGCATCCACTGAAGCTAAGCCAGCTGCCACCATAAGATTTGTGCAAGGACTGGGGGTTATGCCACCGAAAACAGGGCAGACTATTACTATGGCCGCTCATGCCAAGCAAGTGCCCTCTTCTTCTTCAGTGAGCATACCTGGCACAGTTCATACCTCAGCTGTTTCTTTACCAACCATGAGTGCTGCGGTGTCCAAGGCAGTTGCTGTGGCCTCCGGGGCAGCTGGCACTCCAATAACCATAGGaacaggagccactgctgtgcGGCAGGTACCGGTGAGCACCACAGTCGTATCCACATCCCAGGCA GGTAAACTGCCAGCTCGAATCACTGTGCCGCTGTCAGTGATCAGCCAGCCGGTGAAAGGCAAGAATGTGGTGACAGCCCCCATCATCAAAGGCAACCTCGGGGCCAA